The proteins below are encoded in one region of Populus alba chromosome 2, ASM523922v2, whole genome shotgun sequence:
- the LOC118042284 gene encoding serine/arginine-rich splicing factor RS41-like isoform X1, translating to MKAIFCGNLDYDARQSDVERLFRRYGRIDRVDMKSGFAFVYMEDERDAEDAIRRLDRIEFGRKGRRLRVEWTKQERDSKPAGSRRSSANMTPSKTLFVINFDPIHTRTRDLERHFDPYGKILSTRIRRNFAFIQYELQEDATKALEATNMSKLMDRVISVEYAARDDDERRNGYSPERRGRDRSPDRNYDRERSPSPYRRDRGSPDYGHGQNTNARPQRVNHTYDKAEGPEKERYRSRSPPSQERSRS from the exons ATGAAGGCTATATTTTGCGGCAATCTTGATTATGACGCGCGCCAATCTGATGTGGAGCGTCTTTTTAGAAGATATGGGAGGATTGACAGGGTGGATATGAAGTCTG GATTTGCTTTTGTCTATATGGAGGATGAAAGAGATGCTGAGGATGCCATCCGCAGGCTTGACCGAATAGAATTTGGGAGAAAAGGACGCCGTCTACGTGTTGAGTGGACTAAG CAAGAACGTGACAGTAAGCCTGCTGGTTCAAGAAGATCATCAGCTAATATGACTCCATCAAAAACTTTGTTTGTCATTAATTTTGATCCAATTCATACCCGAACTAGGGATCTGGAGAGGCACTTTGATCCTTATGGAAAAATATTGAGCACAAGGATTCGGAGGAATTTTGCATTCATTCAGTATGAGTTACAGGAAGATGCTACTAAGGCATTGGAAGCAACTAATATGag CAAGTTGATGGACCGGGTCATTTCAGTGGAATATGCTGctcgagatgatgatgaaagaaGGAACGGTTACAGTCCTGAGAGAAGAGGCCGTGACAGATCTCCTGACAGAAATTATGATCGTGAACGATCCCCAAGTCCATATCGTAGAGATAGGGGTAGCCCAGACTACGGCCATGGACAGAATACAAATGCCAGACCTCAAAGAGTAAATCATACTTATGATAAAGCTGAAGGTCCTGAAAAGGAAAGATACCGCAG CCGCTCCCCACCATCTCAGGAAAGGTCACGCTCTTGA
- the LOC118042284 gene encoding serine/arginine-rich splicing factor RS41-like isoform X2: MMISKPMTGFAFVYMEDERDAEDAIRRLDRIEFGRKGRRLRVEWTKQERDSKPAGSRRSSANMTPSKTLFVINFDPIHTRTRDLERHFDPYGKILSTRIRRNFAFIQYELQEDATKALEATNMSKLMDRVISVEYAARDDDERRNGYSPERRGRDRSPDRNYDRERSPSPYRRDRGSPDYGHGQNTNARPQRVNHTYDKAEGPEKERYRSRSPPSQERSRS, from the exons ATGATGATCTCAAAGCCAATGACAG GATTTGCTTTTGTCTATATGGAGGATGAAAGAGATGCTGAGGATGCCATCCGCAGGCTTGACCGAATAGAATTTGGGAGAAAAGGACGCCGTCTACGTGTTGAGTGGACTAAG CAAGAACGTGACAGTAAGCCTGCTGGTTCAAGAAGATCATCAGCTAATATGACTCCATCAAAAACTTTGTTTGTCATTAATTTTGATCCAATTCATACCCGAACTAGGGATCTGGAGAGGCACTTTGATCCTTATGGAAAAATATTGAGCACAAGGATTCGGAGGAATTTTGCATTCATTCAGTATGAGTTACAGGAAGATGCTACTAAGGCATTGGAAGCAACTAATATGag CAAGTTGATGGACCGGGTCATTTCAGTGGAATATGCTGctcgagatgatgatgaaagaaGGAACGGTTACAGTCCTGAGAGAAGAGGCCGTGACAGATCTCCTGACAGAAATTATGATCGTGAACGATCCCCAAGTCCATATCGTAGAGATAGGGGTAGCCCAGACTACGGCCATGGACAGAATACAAATGCCAGACCTCAAAGAGTAAATCATACTTATGATAAAGCTGAAGGTCCTGAAAAGGAAAGATACCGCAG CCGCTCCCCACCATCTCAGGAAAGGTCACGCTCTTGA
- the LOC118042284 gene encoding serine/arginine-rich splicing factor RS41-like isoform X3: protein MEDERDAEDAIRRLDRIEFGRKGRRLRVEWTKQERDSKPAGSRRSSANMTPSKTLFVINFDPIHTRTRDLERHFDPYGKILSTRIRRNFAFIQYELQEDATKALEATNMSKLMDRVISVEYAARDDDERRNGYSPERRGRDRSPDRNYDRERSPSPYRRDRGSPDYGHGQNTNARPQRVNHTYDKAEGPEKERYRSRSPPSQERSRS, encoded by the exons ATGGAGGATGAAAGAGATGCTGAGGATGCCATCCGCAGGCTTGACCGAATAGAATTTGGGAGAAAAGGACGCCGTCTACGTGTTGAGTGGACTAAG CAAGAACGTGACAGTAAGCCTGCTGGTTCAAGAAGATCATCAGCTAATATGACTCCATCAAAAACTTTGTTTGTCATTAATTTTGATCCAATTCATACCCGAACTAGGGATCTGGAGAGGCACTTTGATCCTTATGGAAAAATATTGAGCACAAGGATTCGGAGGAATTTTGCATTCATTCAGTATGAGTTACAGGAAGATGCTACTAAGGCATTGGAAGCAACTAATATGag CAAGTTGATGGACCGGGTCATTTCAGTGGAATATGCTGctcgagatgatgatgaaagaaGGAACGGTTACAGTCCTGAGAGAAGAGGCCGTGACAGATCTCCTGACAGAAATTATGATCGTGAACGATCCCCAAGTCCATATCGTAGAGATAGGGGTAGCCCAGACTACGGCCATGGACAGAATACAAATGCCAGACCTCAAAGAGTAAATCATACTTATGATAAAGCTGAAGGTCCTGAAAAGGAAAGATACCGCAG CCGCTCCCCACCATCTCAGGAAAGGTCACGCTCTTGA
- the LOC118042264 gene encoding uncharacterized protein, protein MVEDRGKEVVVDIQSVEDWLCHAQELVPVAVHKAREVKGFPGRWKMIISKLEQIPSRLSDLSSHPCFSKNSLCKEQLQAVSKTLKEAIELAILCMGDNYCGKLRTQSDLDALSGKLDLNLRDCGLLIKTGVLGEATMPSAVAGSSTEPEAAIHSNTRELLARLQIGHLEAKHRALDTLVEVMKEDEKTVLAVMGRSNIAALVQLLTATSPCIREKTVTAICSLAESGSCENWLVSEGVLPPLIRLVESGSTVGKEKATISLQRLSMSTETARAIVGHGGVRPLIQICRTGDSVSQAAAACTLKNISAVPEVRQDLAEEGIVKVMINLLDCGILLGSKEYAAECLQNLTASNDNLKRAVISEGGIRSLLVYLDGPLPQESAVGALRNLVSSVSTEMLVSCGFIPRLVHVLRSGSLGAQQAAASAICRVCTSADMKKLVGEAGCIPLLIKLLEAKSNSVREVSAQAISSLVSLSQNRREVKRDDKSVPNLVQLLDPSPQNTAKKYAVASLASLASSKKRKRLMISYGAIGYLKKLTEMDIPGAKKLLERLERRKLRSLFGKK, encoded by the coding sequence ATGGTGGAAGATAGAGGGAAAGAAGTTGTGGTTGATATTCAGTCAGTTGAAGACTGGTTATGTCATGCACAAGAGCTTGTTCCTGTAGCCGTGCACAAGGCTAGGGAGGTTAAGGGCTTTCCTGGTAGATGGAAGATGATAATTTCGAAGTTGGAGCAGATCCCATCGCGTTTATCGGATTTGTCAAGCCACCCTTGCTTCTCCAAGAACTCTCTTTGCAAGGAGCAATTGCAGGCTGTGTCAAAAACACTCAAAGAAGCAATTGAATTGGCAATCTTATGTATGGGTGACAATTATTGTGGTAAGCTTAGGACGCAGAGTGATCTTGATGCTTTATCTGGTAAACTGGATTTGAATTTACGAGATTGTGGACTTTTGATCAAGACTGGGGTGCTTGGCGAGGCTACTATGCCTTCAGCTGTGGCTGGCTCATCAACAGAACCTGAGGCTGCTATTCACAGCAATACAAGGGAATTGCTTGCCCGGCTTCAGATTGGGCACTTGGAGGCGAAGCACAGAGCTCTCGACACACTTGTTGAGGTCATGAAAGAGGATGAAAAGACTGTTTTGGCTGTTATGGGGCGGAGCAACATTGCTGCTTTAGTCCAGTTGTTAACAGCAACTTCTCCTTGCATTCGAGAAAAGACTGTTACTGCAATCTGCTCACTTGCAGAATCTGGAAGCTGTGAGAATTGGCTTGTTTCAGAGGGTGTTCTGCCACCTCTCATAAGGCTTGTTGAGTCAGGCAGCACTGTGGGCAAAGAGAAGGCTACAATTTCTCTCCAGAGATTGTCAATGTCAACAGAAACAGCCAGGGCAATTGTTGGGCATGGTGGTGTTCGACCACTGATTCAGATCTGTCGAACTGGTGATTCTGTTTCACAGGCTGCAGCTGCTTGCACGTTGAAGAATATCTCAGCTGTCCCTGAGGTTCGACAAGATCTAGCTGAAGAAGGGATCGTGAAGGTAATGATCAATCTCCTAGATTGCGGGATTTTATTGGGATCAAAAGAATATGCAGCAGAATGCTTGCAGAATCTCACTGCCAGCAATGACAATCTGAAAAGAGCTGTTATTTCAGAAGGCGGAATTCGAAGTCTGTTGGTATATCTTGATGGTCCACTACCCCAAGAATCTGCAGTTGGGGCATTAAGGAATTTGGTTAGCTCGGTTTCTACGGAAATGCTGGTATCTTGTGGTTTTATACCCCGTTTGGTTCATGTGCTCAGGTCTGGATCACTGGGTGCCCAACAGGCTGCTGCATCTGCAATTTGCAGGGTTTGCACCTCCGCAGATATGAAAAAATTGGTGGGTGAAGCTGGGTGCATCCCTCTTCTTATAAAATTGCTCGAGGCTAAATCAAACAGTGTTAGAGAGGTTTCTGCGCAAGCAATTTCGAGTTTGGTATCCCTTTCCCAGAACCGAAGAGAAGTTAAAAGGGATGATAAAAGCGTGCCAAATCTAGTGCAATTGCTTGATCCAAGTCCACAGAACACTGCAAAGAAATATGCTGTAGCGTCCCTTGCATCACTCGCTTCGAGTAAGAAACGTAAGAGGTTGATGATTTCATATGGAGCGATTGGATATCTCAAGAAGCTCACTGAGATGGACATCCCTGGCGCTAAAAAGCTACTCGAGCGATTAGAAAGAAGGAAATTAAGAAGTTTGTTCGGTAAGAAATAG
- the LOC118042270 gene encoding peroxisomal membrane protein 11D, translating into MSTLDATRAELALIVLYLNKAEARDKICRAIQYGSKFLSDGQPGTAQNVDKSTSLARKVFRLFKFVNDLHGLISPVSQGTPLPLVLLGKSKNALLSTFLFLDQIVWLGRSGIYKNKERVDLIGRISLFCWMGSSICTTLVEVGELGRLSASVKKLEKELKDGEKHHNEQYRAKLKKSNERSLALVKSAMDIVVAVGLLQLAPKKVTPRVTGAFGVVTSLISCYQLLPSPQKPKTN; encoded by the exons ATGAGTACACTAGATGCAACCAGAGCAGAACTTGCTCTTATAGTTCTGTATCTGAATAAGGCTGAAGCCAGGGACAAGATTTGTCGGGCAATTCAATATGGTTCAAAATTCTTGAGCGATGGACAGCCTGGTACCGCCCAAAATGTTGACAAATCAACCAGCTTAGCTCGGAAAGTTTTTCGTCTTTTTAAG TTTGTCAATGACCTGCATGGTCTTATTAGTCCAGTTTCTCAAGGGACCCCCTTGCCTCTCGTTTTATTGGGAAAG TCCAAAAATGCGTTGTTGTCAACTTTCTTGTTTCTTGATCAAATTGTTTGGCTTGGAAGAAGTGGCATTTACAAG AACAAAGAGCGTGTTGACCTAATTGGCCGAATATCCCTTTTCTGTTGGATGGGATCCTCAATTTGTACTACTTTGGTTGAG GTTGGGGAGCTTGGGAGGCTTTCTGCGTCAGTGAAGAAGTTAGAGAAGGAGCTTAAGGATGGTGAAAAACATCAT AATGAGCAATACCGTgccaaacttaaaaaatcaaatgaaaggtCTCTAGCCCTTGTCAAATCAGCCATGGACATTGTAGTTGCTGTTGGGCTACTTCAATTGGCACCCAAGAAAGTCACTCCTCGTGTTACAGGAGCTTTTGGAGTTGTTACCTCTCTAATCTCTTGCTACCAG CTGCTTCCATCACCACAAAAGCCAAAGACAAATTGA
- the LOC118042196 gene encoding F-box protein At4g00755: MEIRMDFLDWLDHDTSMKILRCLEDPADLVRVSSVSRSWRHFVIANGLCKQLCLRMFPHFLRVECVAEPCCDIEKASEVGCSKFAEWETLKREHKVYAFLVQGCMSFPFGKCILDAISASSTDNYPEESIRNTLQQGDPIEIRASYWSSKGQRNAAVPETLVYKLVADICVITEINIQPFQAYFQPGSPIYSAISVRFHMGHPIHPMVDPLGEPFDDSADDKFIWTYSSPEFPMAQESSLQNFRLPEPAVCIGGILQIELLGRVQRQEMDGLFYICVAQVQVKGRPLSPAFGVEMLGPAGKFILKAESSNTPSLPDEDSSYHGGHLHGRVDWEQIMNVLRGEGDFEYDWNSEDEVDDELAF; this comes from the exons ATGGAGATCCGTATGGATTTCTTGGACTGGCTTGACCATGACACGTCGATGAAGATTCTTAGGTGTTTGGAAGATCCGGCTGATCTTGTCCGTGTTAGTTCTGTCTCTCGTTCTTGGCGACATTTTG TGATTGCAAATGGCCTTTGTAAGCAGCTGTGCTTGAGAATGTTTCCTCACTTTCTTAGAGTTGAATGCGTCGCTGAACCCTGTTGTGATATTGAAAAAGCTTCGGAAGTTGGATGTAGCAAATTTGCGGAATGGGAAACTCTGAAGAGGGAGCATAAAGTGTATGCCTTTTTAGTTCAAGGGTGCATGTCATTTCCATTTGGAAAGTGCATTTTGGATGCAATAAGTGCTTCTAGCACTGATAATTATCCAGAGGAAAGCATTCGTAACACTCTGCAACAAGGAGACCCTATTGAAATCAGAGCTTCGTACTGGTCGAGTAAAGGACAACGTAATGCTGCGGTGCCTGAGACACTTGTGTATAAACTGGTTGCTGATATCTGTGTTATTACTGAAATCAATATACAGCCTTTCCAAG CTTATTTTCAGCCGGGTTCACCTATATATTCAGCCATATCTGTGCGGTTTCATATGGGTCATCCCATACACCCAATGGTTGATCCCTTGGGTGAACCATTTGATGACTCTGCTGATGACAAGTTCATATGGACTTACTCATCACCAGAGTTTCCAATGGCCCAG GAGAGCAGCTTGCAGAACTTCAGGCTTCCAGAACCAGCTGTTTGCATTGGTGGGATTTTGCAGATTGAGCTGCTGGGAAGGGTTCAGAGGCAGGAAATGGATGGCTTGTTCTATATATG CGTGGCTCAAGTTCAAGTTAAAGGTAGGCCATTATCACCAGCATTTGGTGTTGAAATGCTTGGACCTGCAGGAAAGTTTATACTGAAAGCCGAGAGTTCTAACACACCAAGCTTACCTGATGAGGACTCCTCATATCATGGTGGACATTTGCATGGGCGTGTTGATTGGGAGCAGATTATGAATGTGTTGAGGGGAGAAGGAGACTTTGAATATGATTGGAATTCAGAGGATGAAGTGGATGATGAGTTAGCATTCTAA